In one window of Candidatus Polarisedimenticolia bacterium DNA:
- a CDS encoding S41 family peptidase, whose translation MPPCPSTQSRLVLRRIIVSSILLVGIGLVSSVARPRDAGAPPSGADDAEEPAPALDPLPFLEWLYPPTFDPAPVPRQEGTLSQRDWRQAIDALWGEGLPTDTKLSLFDHFWQPVDTRFACFQGLDVDWQALRDRYRPEIAAGVSRGRFAAIMNHMSLALRESHTNASDIRVSFQTVARPGVPVMYVGDWGFDTHFGACLTPLPDDSLLVYRTVPNHPLGLVPGDRVLGYDGRPWRELYQELLQEELPLRGSWWGSSPDGFDHSLMMAAGLNWHLFDVIDIARHRTGEITHQPTNMLDVTLPRLFCSEQLDIPGVPSPDFILSDLVRWGMVEGTHIGYIYVYGWVENVQQEFQEAVRALTVAQLTQGLIIDFRMNVGGNLFLSNAGLNLLFKDPTPTIAFAERSDPADHLRMAPSPNSPPSAYVINKFPDRNFYLNPIAVLIGPGAVSSGDQVALRMTFHPTARTFGKTTATAFNGPVTLDFGPDWFARVAEADAYRVTDPSNFLTHDEFVVDTPVWLTQEDVARGKDTVVEKAIHWIQNRSPQAAARAEGEVECQGPGGAVVKLDGSASADPDSNPGTNDGIATFEWLEDLGMDSEKLLGRGEILEVPLALGPHRVFLRVVDEFGLTDTAVAEIDVVDTAPPRLAIEATPNLLWPPDHRLVEVRIVPAAEDLCGGVTVTLVSVASNEPDQVWKGGAGDLPQDIQEAEEGDPDFDLRLRAERLGEGEGRAYALTYEAIDAAGNRKTITVPVVVPHDVRGGNPTPSR comes from the coding sequence ATGCCACCTTGCCCTTCGACGCAATCCAGGCTTGTCCTCCGTCGCATCATCGTCTCCTCGATCCTCCTCGTCGGAATCGGCCTCGTTTCGAGCGTCGCCCGGCCGCGCGATGCCGGCGCCCCACCATCCGGCGCTGACGACGCCGAGGAACCTGCACCCGCTCTCGACCCGCTGCCCTTCCTCGAATGGCTCTACCCGCCGACCTTCGATCCTGCTCCCGTCCCCAGGCAGGAAGGCACGCTGAGCCAGCGGGACTGGCGTCAGGCCATCGATGCCCTTTGGGGCGAAGGCCTGCCGACCGACACCAAGCTCTCCCTGTTCGATCACTTCTGGCAACCCGTGGATACCAGATTCGCCTGCTTCCAGGGCCTGGACGTCGACTGGCAGGCGCTGCGTGATCGATACCGGCCGGAGATCGCCGCGGGGGTCAGTCGCGGCCGATTCGCGGCCATCATGAACCACATGTCCCTGGCTCTCAGGGAATCACATACGAATGCATCGGACATCCGAGTGAGCTTTCAGACGGTCGCCCGCCCCGGCGTGCCGGTGATGTACGTGGGCGACTGGGGATTCGACACCCATTTCGGCGCCTGCCTGACGCCGCTGCCCGACGATTCCCTGCTGGTATACCGAACCGTGCCCAACCACCCGCTGGGTCTCGTGCCGGGTGACAGAGTCCTGGGGTATGACGGCCGTCCATGGCGGGAGCTCTACCAGGAGCTCTTGCAGGAGGAGCTGCCTCTGCGGGGGAGCTGGTGGGGATCGTCGCCGGACGGCTTCGACCATTCCCTCATGATGGCCGCCGGGTTGAACTGGCACCTGTTCGACGTCATCGACATCGCCAGGCACCGCACGGGAGAGATCACGCACCAACCCACCAACATGCTCGACGTCACGCTTCCCCGGCTGTTCTGCTCCGAGCAGCTCGACATCCCGGGTGTTCCCTCGCCGGACTTCATCCTGTCGGATCTGGTTCGCTGGGGGATGGTGGAAGGCACCCACATCGGATACATCTATGTCTACGGATGGGTTGAAAACGTTCAGCAGGAGTTCCAGGAAGCGGTCCGCGCCCTGACGGTCGCGCAGCTCACGCAGGGGCTCATCATCGATTTCCGCATGAATGTCGGCGGAAACTTGTTCTTGAGCAACGCCGGATTGAACCTCCTGTTCAAGGATCCAACCCCGACGATCGCCTTTGCCGAGCGCTCGGATCCCGCGGATCATCTCCGCATGGCGCCATCCCCGAACAGCCCCCCGAGCGCCTATGTCATCAATAAGTTTCCGGATCGCAACTTCTATCTGAATCCGATCGCCGTCCTGATCGGACCTGGGGCGGTGAGCTCGGGTGACCAGGTCGCCCTGCGCATGACGTTTCATCCGACGGCGCGCACTTTCGGCAAGACGACGGCGACGGCCTTCAACGGTCCGGTCACACTCGATTTCGGCCCGGACTGGTTCGCCAGGGTCGCTGAAGCCGACGCCTACCGCGTCACGGATCCCTCAAACTTCCTCACGCACGACGAATTCGTGGTGGATACGCCGGTGTGGCTGACACAGGAGGACGTCGCCCGTGGGAAGGACACCGTGGTCGAGAAGGCCATCCACTGGATCCAGAACCGCTCGCCGCAGGCCGCGGCCCGGGCGGAAGGCGAGGTTGAGTGCCAGGGTCCCGGCGGCGCGGTCGTCAAGCTCGACGGATCGGCCTCCGCCGATCCCGACTCCAATCCAGGGACGAACGATGGGATCGCGACTTTCGAGTGGCTCGAAGACCTTGGAATGGATTCCGAAAAGCTGCTCGGACGTGGCGAGATTCTCGAAGTCCCGCTTGCGCTCGGCCCTCATCGCGTGTTCCTGCGCGTCGTGGACGAGTTCGGGCTGACCGACACTGCGGTGGCCGAGATCGACGTGGTCGATACGGCGCCGCCCCGGCTGGCGATCGAAGCGACTCCCAATCTCCTCTGGCCGCCGGACCACCGGCTCGTGGAGGTGCGCATCGTGCCGGCGGCCGAGGACCTCTGTGGCGGGGTAACGGTCACGCTTGTATCGGTGGCGAGCAACGAGCCGGACCAGGTTTGGAAGGGCGGTGCCGGCGATCTGCCGCAAGACATTCAGGAAGCCGAAGAGGGCGACCCTGATTTCGACCTGCGGCTGCGCGCCGAGCGGCTGGGAGAAGGGGAGGGCCGCGCCTATGCCTTGACCTATGAGGCCATCGATGCCGCGGGGAACCGGAAGACGATCACCGTGCCGGTCGTGGTCCCGCACGATGTCCGAGGAGGCAATCCAACACCGTCGCGCTAA
- a CDS encoding formylglycine-generating enzyme family protein, translated as MKERGGGSARSAGRGSRPRAAASNRPLIWIALAAAGAIAITSAVIRQRSRAAPPPPTATPSTPTDGFLETIPNTGAAPAPAPEGMVWIPGGEFSMGARDPRGLEHGGHDGMEDARPVHRVFVDGFWLDRTEVTNRQFERFVRATGYVTIAEKTPTAEEFPGAPPGNLVAGSVVFTPPDHAVPLDDHYQWWRYVAGASWRHPTGPGSDLKGREDYPVVHVAYPDAAAYAAWAGKRLPTEAEWEFAARGGLSGKIYEWGDELRPQGRWMANIHEGTFPIEDTGEDGYRGVAPVGRFPANGYGVLDMAGNVWEWCSDWYRPDTYANLAAGGGVARNPQGPDDPFDPAEPNEKKRVHRGGSFLCTEQYCTRYMIGTRGKGEVTTGSDHLGFRCAKSR; from the coding sequence GTGAAGGAGCGGGGCGGCGGGAGCGCGCGGAGCGCGGGCCGCGGGTCGCGGCCTCGGGCGGCGGCCTCCAATCGGCCTCTGATCTGGATTGCGCTGGCGGCCGCCGGAGCGATTGCGATCACCTCCGCGGTGATCCGGCAGCGCTCGCGCGCCGCGCCGCCGCCTCCGACTGCAACCCCGTCGACTCCTACCGACGGTTTCCTCGAGACGATTCCCAACACGGGCGCCGCTCCGGCCCCCGCGCCCGAAGGGATGGTCTGGATTCCAGGCGGCGAGTTCTCCATGGGGGCGCGCGATCCGCGCGGCCTGGAGCACGGCGGGCACGACGGGATGGAGGACGCCCGCCCCGTCCACCGCGTCTTCGTCGACGGCTTCTGGCTCGACCGCACCGAGGTGACCAACCGTCAGTTCGAGCGCTTCGTGCGGGCCACCGGCTACGTCACCATCGCCGAGAAGACGCCCACGGCCGAGGAATTTCCCGGCGCGCCGCCTGGGAACCTGGTGGCCGGATCGGTCGTCTTCACTCCGCCGGACCACGCGGTCCCGCTCGACGATCATTACCAGTGGTGGCGCTACGTCGCCGGGGCGAGCTGGCGGCATCCCACGGGGCCGGGAAGCGATCTGAAGGGGCGAGAGGATTATCCGGTGGTGCACGTCGCCTATCCTGACGCCGCGGCCTACGCGGCCTGGGCCGGCAAGCGGCTGCCCACGGAGGCGGAGTGGGAGTTCGCGGCGCGCGGCGGCTTGTCGGGGAAGATCTACGAATGGGGCGACGAGCTCCGTCCGCAAGGACGATGGATGGCGAACATCCATGAGGGGACCTTCCCGATCGAGGACACGGGGGAGGACGGCTATCGCGGCGTCGCGCCGGTGGGGCGCTTCCCGGCGAACGGCTATGGGGTGCTGGATATGGCGGGGAACGTCTGGGAATGGTGCAGCGACTGGTACCGGCCCGACACCTACGCCAATCTGGCGGCGGGGGGGGGCGTGGCGCGCAACCCGCAGGGGCCGGATGACCCGTTCGATCCCGCCGAGCCCAACGAGAAGAAGCGCGTGCACCGCGGCGGATCATTCCTGTGCACCGAGCAATACTGTACCCGCTACATGATCGGGACCCGCGGGAAAGGGGAGGTCACGACCGGGAGCGACCACCTCGGCTTCCGCTGCGCCAAAAGCCGCTGA
- a CDS encoding DUF308 domain-containing protein, which produces MLAAICDRWWVLMIRGMCAVLFGAIAFASPGITLWALIILYALFALADGIGGVMLGIKGGADGRTWWEMILLGLLGIVAAIVAFSWPGLTAVVLLYVIGFWAIVRGVLEISGAIKLRKVIDHEWWLILSGLLSVLFGAFLFARPGAGALALVLVIGGYMVMMGILMIALALRLRGLRGKLATS; this is translated from the coding sequence ATGCTGGCCGCGATCTGCGATCGATGGTGGGTGCTGATGATCCGGGGGATGTGCGCCGTGCTCTTCGGGGCGATCGCCTTCGCCTCGCCGGGGATTACCCTGTGGGCCCTGATCATCCTGTACGCCCTGTTCGCGCTGGCCGACGGCATCGGCGGGGTGATGCTCGGGATCAAGGGGGGAGCCGACGGGCGAACCTGGTGGGAGATGATCCTGCTGGGCCTGCTCGGGATCGTCGCGGCGATCGTCGCCTTCAGCTGGCCCGGGCTGACGGCGGTGGTGCTCCTCTACGTCATCGGCTTCTGGGCCATCGTCCGTGGCGTCCTCGAGATCTCCGGCGCCATCAAGCTCCGCAAGGTGATCGACCACGAGTGGTGGCTGATCCTGTCGGGGCTTCTCTCGGTTCTCTTCGGAGCTTTCCTCTTCGCCCGGCCGGGGGCCGGGGCGCTGGCGTTGGTGCTGGTCATCGGGGGCTACATGGTGATGATGGGGATCCTCATGATCGCGCTGGCGCTGCGGCTGCGCGGACTGAGGGGGAAGCTGGCGACGTCGTGA
- a CDS encoding HAD family hydrolase, protein MLRRSAAVGTMDGEMSAFPARRGRPCLGTGLLFGVALAAACPALVHAEDSLPSWNATAPKKALGAFVERVTKPGTLDFVPPERRVAVFDNDGTLWAEQPVYFQFAFALDRVKALAPQHPEWKTQEPFASLLKGELKAALAGGEQAIGSIIAVSHAGMSVEEFDKTVRDWFRTARHPKTGRPYSEMIYQPMVELLAYLRASGFKTFIVSGGGIDFMRAFATEAYGIPPDQIVGSMGKLRYEARGGKPALIKLPEIDFVDDKEGKPVGIQRFIGLRPILAFGNSEGDRQMLEWTAAGEGPRLMGLVHHTDAAREYAYDKDSKIGTLGPTLDEANTRGWMVVDMKRDWKTVFPGDKAP, encoded by the coding sequence ATGCTGCGACGCAGCGCGGCGGTCGGAACCATGGACGGTGAAATGAGCGCGTTTCCTGCCAGGCGAGGAAGGCCCTGCCTGGGGACCGGTCTTCTGTTCGGTGTCGCGCTCGCGGCCGCCTGTCCGGCGCTCGTGCATGCCGAGGACTCCCTCCCTTCATGGAATGCGACCGCCCCGAAGAAAGCGCTCGGCGCATTCGTCGAAAGGGTCACCAAGCCGGGCACGCTGGATTTCGTGCCGCCGGAGCGGCGCGTCGCGGTGTTCGACAACGACGGCACTCTGTGGGCCGAGCAGCCCGTCTACTTTCAATTCGCCTTCGCGCTGGATCGGGTCAAGGCCCTGGCGCCGCAGCATCCCGAGTGGAAGACGCAGGAACCTTTCGCGTCCCTGCTGAAAGGAGAGCTGAAGGCGGCGCTGGCGGGGGGCGAGCAGGCCATCGGAAGCATCATCGCCGTGTCGCACGCGGGCATGTCCGTCGAGGAGTTCGACAAGACGGTGCGCGACTGGTTTCGCACGGCGCGTCATCCCAAGACGGGCAGACCCTACTCTGAGATGATCTATCAGCCGATGGTGGAGCTGCTTGCCTACCTGCGCGCCAGCGGGTTCAAGACCTTCATCGTCTCCGGAGGCGGCATCGACTTCATGCGTGCCTTCGCCACCGAGGCCTACGGCATCCCGCCCGATCAGATCGTGGGGAGTATGGGGAAGCTGCGCTACGAGGCACGTGGCGGCAAGCCGGCGCTGATCAAGCTGCCGGAGATTGACTTCGTGGACGACAAGGAGGGCAAACCGGTCGGTATCCAGCGCTTCATTGGATTGCGCCCGATCCTTGCCTTCGGGAATTCGGAGGGGGATCGGCAGATGCTGGAGTGGACCGCCGCCGGCGAAGGACCGCGGCTGATGGGCCTGGTGCACCACACCGACGCGGCACGCGAGTATGCCTACGACAAGGACTCGAAGATCGGCACCCTCGGGCCCACCCTCGACGAGGCGAACACAAGAGGCTGGATGGTCGTCGACATGAAGCGCGACTGGAAAACGGTGTTCCCGGGCGACAAGGCGCCGTAA